The DNA segment GTGATGCACATCGACCTTAAACTCAGCAGGAACCACCTTTAACAGCTTCTTTTCCACTTCAACGACATTCTTACCGATAGCAAACTTAGTTCGATTACAAACCCTATCAATATGGGTGTCTACAGCGATGGTAGGCCAACCAAAAGCAGTATTGAGTACCACGTTTGCCGTTTTTCTGCCAACTCCAGGAAGCGACTCAAGCGCCTCTCTGTCTTCAGGCACTTCGCCGTTATATTTTTCGACTAAGATCTCACAGGCTTTGACTACATTTATGGCCTTGTTGTTATACAGGCCAATGGTCTTGATATAAGGCTTTAAACCTTCAACACCTAAGGCTGCAATCGCTTGTGCCGTGTTGGCGACCGGAAAGAGTTTATCGGTCGCCTTATTGACACTGACATCAGTTGCCTGCGCGGATAATGTTACTGCAACCAGCAGCTCAAATGGGCTCGAGAAGTTGAGTTCAGTTTCTGGATGAGGATTGTTTTCTCTCAACCTTTCCAGAATTAAGCGGCGTTTTTCAGCGTTCATTGTCCATTATCCGTACTAAT comes from the Shewanella halifaxensis HAW-EB4 genome and includes:
- the nth gene encoding endonuclease III → MNAEKRRLILERLRENNPHPETELNFSSPFELLVAVTLSAQATDVSVNKATDKLFPVANTAQAIAALGVEGLKPYIKTIGLYNNKAINVVKACEILVEKYNGEVPEDREALESLPGVGRKTANVVLNTAFGWPTIAVDTHIDRVCNRTKFAIGKNVVEVEKKLLKVVPAEFKVDVHHWLILHGRYTCIARKPRCGSCIIEDLCEFKDKIYPEE